The following proteins are co-located in the Verrucomicrobiota bacterium genome:
- a CDS encoding ATP-binding protein yields the protein MQDIEKLGAFYLGRVYDHLANRTTDDVLLYDSKDLTTHAVCVGMTGSGKTGLCVTLLEEAAIDGIPSICIDPKGDLTNLALAFPELRPSDFRPWIDEAEAARKGATPDAYAESTAGLWRRGLADWGQDPARIARLKAAADVSIYTPGANAGLQLSVLRSFSAPSPAVAGDPTALRDRIMSAVSGLLALVGLSADPIKSREHILISNILHHAWQKGESLDIAGIIRAIHQPPFDVVGVFDIESFFPAADRMALAMRINNLLASPGFSAWMEGEPLDIQRLLFTTDGKPRISILSIAHLSDPERMFFVTILLNELVAWMRVQSGTSSLRALLYMDEIFGYFPPTAMPPSKIPMLTLLKQARAFGLGTVLSTQNPVDLDYKGLANAGTWLIGRLQTERDKARVMEGLEGALLSQGTAFDRGEIEARLAGLGNRVFLMRNVHEEQLVLFQTRWALSYLRGPMTLPQIALLTQAHKDSIPRQAPTPSAQPAALAPAQKAEAEKPIVPSTMEELYLKPSMSVFQTGSTITYRAAALGVVHLHFVDAKRKLDVWQTRSYSAPFSSDGSQALWEDAAVHADLKPYLESTGMAKAQFQPPAAGALRGDNVASWRSSLAKFLHRTAALDLIECRDPKAVSHPGESEGDFRSRVSLAVREERDARIEKLRKKYAPRLASLQERLLRADQRIQREQSQVSSQKMDTALSVGSTVLGALFGRKTVSTGTIGRAATTMRRAGKISKEKRDVEQATKARLAIQERLGKMEAEFNQEIARIQDELDVSQMKLQRIEVRPRKSDITVETTALLWLPFQASSGSGQQPAYTVSQQA from the coding sequence GTGCAGGATATCGAGAAACTTGGGGCGTTCTACCTTGGCCGCGTCTATGACCATCTGGCCAATCGCACTACTGATGACGTCCTCCTGTACGATTCGAAGGATCTCACGACGCATGCCGTCTGCGTCGGGATGACGGGCAGCGGCAAGACCGGCTTGTGTGTGACGCTTCTTGAGGAGGCCGCCATTGACGGGATCCCCTCGATATGCATCGATCCGAAGGGCGATCTGACGAATCTCGCACTCGCATTCCCCGAACTGCGGCCGTCCGATTTCAGACCATGGATCGACGAGGCGGAAGCTGCGCGCAAGGGGGCAACACCGGATGCCTATGCCGAGTCAACGGCAGGTCTGTGGCGCAGAGGCCTTGCTGACTGGGGACAGGATCCGGCACGAATCGCGCGACTCAAGGCCGCGGCCGATGTAAGCATCTACACGCCCGGCGCGAATGCCGGCCTGCAGTTGAGCGTGCTGCGTTCGTTCTCAGCACCGTCTCCAGCAGTCGCCGGCGATCCCACGGCCCTGCGTGACCGGATCATGTCGGCTGTATCCGGCCTCCTTGCCTTGGTTGGCCTGAGTGCCGACCCCATCAAGAGCCGAGAACACATCCTGATCTCGAACATCCTCCACCATGCCTGGCAGAAGGGGGAAAGCCTTGATATTGCCGGCATCATTCGCGCGATACATCAACCGCCCTTTGATGTCGTCGGTGTTTTTGACATTGAATCATTCTTCCCCGCCGCTGATCGCATGGCTCTGGCGATGAGGATCAACAACCTGCTCGCCTCTCCCGGTTTCTCGGCCTGGATGGAAGGCGAGCCACTGGACATTCAGCGACTGCTTTTCACGACGGACGGCAAGCCAAGGATCTCCATCCTCTCGATTGCACATCTGTCAGATCCCGAGCGCATGTTCTTTGTGACTATCCTCCTGAACGAGCTGGTCGCATGGATGCGGGTCCAGTCCGGCACATCGAGCCTGCGCGCCCTGCTCTATATGGACGAGATCTTCGGCTACTTCCCTCCCACAGCCATGCCGCCATCCAAGATCCCCATGTTGACGCTCCTGAAGCAGGCGCGTGCATTCGGCTTGGGCACTGTCCTGTCCACCCAGAACCCGGTTGATCTCGACTACAAGGGCCTCGCCAACGCGGGGACGTGGCTCATAGGCCGCCTGCAGACGGAACGCGACAAAGCGCGTGTCATGGAAGGACTCGAAGGCGCTCTTCTCAGCCAAGGAACGGCGTTCGATCGCGGCGAGATCGAGGCAAGACTCGCCGGTCTGGGCAACCGCGTGTTCCTGATGCGCAACGTCCACGAGGAACAACTCGTGTTGTTCCAGACACGCTGGGCGTTGTCCTATCTCCGAGGCCCCATGACGTTGCCCCAGATCGCCCTTCTGACGCAGGCGCACAAGGACAGCATTCCGCGACAGGCGCCAACCCCATCAGCGCAACCAGCCGCGTTGGCTCCTGCCCAGAAGGCAGAGGCCGAGAAACCCATCGTGCCCTCAACGATGGAGGAGCTCTATCTCAAGCCGAGCATGTCTGTGTTTCAGACCGGCAGCACGATTACGTACCGTGCCGCCGCCCTCGGCGTAGTTCATCTCCATTTCGTCGATGCGAAGAGAAAGCTGGATGTCTGGCAGACAAGATCCTACAGCGCACCGTTCTCTTCGGACGGCTCTCAGGCACTCTGGGAAGACGCGGCCGTCCATGCCGACTTGAAACCGTATCTGGAAAGCACCGGCATGGCTAAGGCGCAGTTTCAGCCCCCTGCTGCTGGAGCGCTGCGCGGCGACAATGTTGCCTCATGGCGTAGTTCGTTGGCGAAGTTCCTCCATCGAACAGCAGCCCTGGATCTGATCGAATGCCGAGACCCCAAGGCCGTCTCGCATCCGGGAGAGAGCGAGGGTGATTTCAGGTCACGAGTGTCTCTTGCGGTTCGGGAGGAGCGCGACGCAAGAATCGAGAAGCTCCGCAAGAAGTACGCGCCGCGCCTGGCATCGTTGCAGGAGCGGCTGCTTCGTGCGGATCAGCGGATACAACGCGAGCAGTCGCAGGTCTCAAGCCAGAAAATGGACACGGCCCTCTCTGTCGGTTCGACGGTGCTCGGCGCCTTGTTTGGACGGAAGACCGTGAGCACGGGCACGATCGGCCGTGCGGCGACCACGATGCGTCGTGCCGGCAAGATCTCGAAAGAGAAGCGCGATGTCGAGCAAGCGACGAAAGCACGGCTGGCTATTCAGGAACGGTTGGGCAAGATGGAGGCCGAGTTCAATCAGGAGATCGCACGGATTCAGGATGAACTCGACGTCAGCCAGATGAAGCTGCAGAGGATAGAGGTGCGGCCACGCAAGTCGGACATCACGGTGGAGACAACAGCACTTCTATGGCTGCCCTTCCAGGCTTCCTCTGGCAGTGGCCAACAACCCGCCTATACAGTATCCCAACAGGCTTGA
- a CDS encoding DUF2780 domain-containing protein, whose product MELIDTLTKQLGITEEQAKGGSGLLFKLAKEKLGGEDFGKVTSAIPDVGALISSVPKAGGLGGLVGGLTSSLGGSAGKLGDLAGLAGGFSKLGLDSGMVGKLVPLILSFAQSKGGDAVKQILAKVLK is encoded by the coding sequence ATGGAACTGATTGACACATTGACAAAGCAGCTTGGGATTACAGAGGAGCAGGCGAAAGGCGGTAGCGGTCTTCTGTTCAAGCTGGCAAAGGAGAAGCTGGGCGGCGAGGACTTCGGCAAAGTAACGAGTGCGATCCCCGATGTGGGTGCTCTCATCTCTTCCGTGCCGAAAGCCGGCGGACTCGGAGGACTCGTTGGTGGCCTCACCTCCTCGCTTGGAGGATCCGCGGGCAAGCTGGGTGATCTCGCCGGACTTGCAGGCGGCTTCTCGAAGCTCGGTCTTGACTCGGGCATGGTGGGGAAACTCGTTCCCCTCATCCTGTCCTTTGCCCAGTCGAAGGGCGGAGACGCCGTTAAACAGATCCTGGCGAAGGTGCTCAAGTAG
- a CDS encoding cupin domain-containing protein has product MPVIDSERKDSIPPGCPVSAFGVTSFGAGEEITMRDHFHDADEFYWIASGRMVVREEGCEFEVRAGQALWTPMGVEHGIARVLEDTTIVWSEMPLQGRKRPGHLHRGEDGPNTVPMATDD; this is encoded by the coding sequence ATGCCGGTGATCGATAGCGAGAGGAAGGACAGCATTCCGCCCGGCTGCCCGGTAAGCGCGTTCGGTGTGACCTCGTTCGGGGCGGGCGAAGAGATCACGATGCGCGACCATTTCCACGACGCCGATGAGTTCTACTGGATCGCGTCGGGCCGCATGGTCGTGCGAGAGGAAGGTTGCGAGTTCGAAGTGCGCGCAGGCCAGGCGCTCTGGACGCCGATGGGCGTAGAGCACGGGATTGCGCGCGTGCTCGAAGACACGACGATTGTCTGGAGCGAGATGCCCCTGCAAGGCAGGAAGCGCCCCGGCCACCTGCATCGCGGCGAGGACGGACCGAACACGGTGCCGATGGCCACGGACGACTGA
- a CDS encoding endonuclease/exonuclease/phosphatase family protein, translated as MLVMTCNIRYSAAPDGENDWPHRKALCFDAIASRAPDVICFQEMMRDQLVELREAFPGYDWNGTMRAPGSRDVPNAVFTRREVFVVTSSGGYWLSETPHVPGSSSWASADVRLANWVTIEERASGRELRIVNTHLDHVSQPARENQARLLAEDARAFDDAYPQILTGDMNCDARNPAIGILRQAGWRDTYEAVHGPDDPGPTLHEFLGPAHASDLGRIDWIFTRGNVRVLDAEIIRDSHEGRYPSDHYFVSATLELVAP; from the coding sequence ATGCTCGTGATGACCTGCAACATCCGCTACTCGGCCGCACCCGACGGAGAGAACGATTGGCCGCATCGCAAGGCGCTCTGCTTCGACGCGATCGCCTCGCGCGCGCCCGATGTCATCTGCTTCCAGGAAATGATGCGCGACCAGCTCGTCGAGCTGCGCGAGGCGTTCCCGGGCTACGACTGGAACGGCACGATGCGCGCGCCCGGCAGCCGCGATGTGCCTAACGCCGTTTTCACCCGGCGCGAGGTTTTCGTTGTGACTTCGTCCGGCGGCTACTGGCTTTCCGAGACGCCCCACGTGCCGGGCTCTTCGTCGTGGGCAAGCGCCGACGTCCGGCTCGCCAACTGGGTCACGATCGAGGAACGCGCCTCGGGCCGCGAACTGCGCATCGTCAACACGCACCTCGATCACGTCAGCCAGCCCGCGCGCGAAAACCAGGCTCGCCTCCTCGCCGAAGATGCCCGCGCCTTCGACGACGCCTACCCGCAGATTCTCACCGGCGACATGAACTGCGACGCCCGGAACCCAGCCATCGGTATCCTCAGACAGGCCGGCTGGCGCGATACCTACGAAGCCGTCCACGGGCCCGACGACCCCGGCCCCACCCTCCACGAGTTCCTCGGGCCTGCCCACGCCTCCGATCTGGGCAGGATCGACTGGATCTTCACCCGCGGCAACGTCCGAGTTCTCGACGCCGAGATCATCAGGGATTCCCACGAAGGCCGGTACCCGAGCGACCACTACTTCGTGTCGGCCACACTCGAACTCGTTGCACCCTAA
- a CDS encoding glycosyltransferase family 39 protein, translated as MAEPVDRIENEGTGATRRLVLIAPVICLVAILALHFAFLMSRFAPAIATPDANGYWAQGSLLATTGRTWFVPEADTQYIGIHWLVTEDGRYFSRYPPGLAVLAGLVYGTLGVKASVLINPVLATLSLVGVFVLVRRLLGPWWALVAVGVLAVNPVFNQQAIQCFAHMAVTAPLVWGLAFLAWWSDRGKLWQVFVAGLLFGFIITVRYPEALFALGVSVFVLWHARERPRLWLHAALGATGAAAPIVPLLVRNQLAFGAFYRTGYSLTNEQTGFGWDYFRQHFVGYVRGLNSDGVGLFFALGAIGIVMMCAVRRWRRYGVLLALLVVPTTLLYMAYYWGGMGMGGGMGGGMTMRFLLPTFVCYAVAGTWLLASLTRESSTALRIAAVAVVLLLQFVWGALYTNDEGRQLRHQKEVLARVTDALDDNVERGDVVIANEQILQHLDFVRHWRLVDPMALRPIGGAMRFMPGMGQDADSDEPMPMQREKLAARLEKYKGMTPVEQAQGLAADVDTWAGEHKVYFVGPEEQLSGLRGPFAEGTFKIVARVKLPGAPALDRPFGGPGNPGGMPGGPGGMPSGPGGMPGGPDGVPGRAGGVMPPDLEPGEVAGGPPEGRAPADRPAFRDRAPVNRRGNRALRRGVGGMGGRGGQYGEEIVIAEWVGRSRSTGPADHKPNDGLEPLDGAPGSAH; from the coding sequence ATGGCCGAGCCGGTTGACCGGATCGAGAACGAGGGTACCGGGGCGACGCGACGCCTCGTCCTGATCGCACCCGTCATCTGCCTTGTGGCAATCCTCGCGCTGCACTTTGCGTTTCTGATGAGTCGGTTCGCGCCGGCGATCGCCACACCCGACGCGAACGGCTACTGGGCGCAGGGCAGCCTGCTGGCCACAACGGGCCGGACGTGGTTCGTGCCCGAGGCCGATACGCAGTACATCGGCATACACTGGCTCGTCACCGAGGACGGCCGGTACTTCAGCCGCTATCCGCCGGGGCTGGCCGTGCTTGCCGGGCTCGTCTACGGGACGCTCGGCGTCAAGGCGAGTGTGCTCATCAACCCCGTGCTGGCGACCCTGTCGCTCGTGGGTGTCTTTGTGCTCGTCAGGCGGCTCCTCGGACCGTGGTGGGCGCTTGTCGCCGTGGGCGTGCTCGCGGTCAACCCGGTCTTCAACCAGCAAGCGATCCAGTGCTTCGCGCACATGGCGGTCACTGCGCCGCTTGTGTGGGGCCTTGCGTTTCTCGCGTGGTGGTCGGATCGCGGCAAGCTATGGCAGGTCTTCGTCGCGGGCTTGCTCTTCGGGTTCATCATCACTGTCCGGTATCCGGAGGCGCTGTTTGCGCTCGGCGTCTCCGTGTTCGTGCTCTGGCACGCGCGCGAGCGGCCGCGGCTCTGGCTTCACGCCGCGTTGGGCGCTACCGGAGCGGCGGCGCCGATCGTGCCGCTGCTCGTGCGCAACCAGCTGGCCTTCGGCGCCTTCTACCGCACGGGGTACTCGCTGACGAACGAGCAGACCGGGTTCGGCTGGGACTACTTCCGGCAGCACTTCGTCGGCTACGTCCGCGGCCTCAACAGCGACGGAGTCGGGCTGTTCTTCGCGCTCGGGGCGATCGGGATCGTGATGATGTGCGCCGTGCGTCGCTGGCGGCGTTACGGTGTGCTGCTCGCGCTGCTCGTCGTGCCGACGACGCTGCTCTACATGGCTTACTACTGGGGCGGCATGGGGATGGGTGGCGGCATGGGCGGCGGCATGACGATGCGCTTCCTGCTGCCCACGTTCGTCTGCTACGCCGTCGCGGGCACGTGGCTGCTCGCCTCCCTGACGCGCGAGTCGTCGACGGCGCTCAGGATTGCCGCGGTGGCCGTCGTGCTCCTGCTCCAGTTCGTCTGGGGTGCGCTCTATACGAACGACGAAGGCCGGCAGCTCCGCCACCAGAAAGAAGTGCTCGCGCGCGTGACCGATGCGCTCGATGACAACGTCGAACGTGGCGACGTCGTCATCGCCAACGAGCAGATCCTCCAGCACCTCGATTTCGTGCGCCACTGGCGGCTTGTCGACCCGATGGCGCTCCGGCCGATCGGCGGAGCGATGAGATTCATGCCCGGCATGGGGCAGGACGCTGATTCCGACGAGCCGATGCCCATGCAGCGCGAGAAGCTCGCCGCTCGCCTCGAGAAGTACAAGGGTATGACACCGGTCGAGCAGGCGCAGGGGCTCGCCGCCGACGTAGACACGTGGGCGGGCGAGCACAAGGTCTACTTCGTCGGCCCCGAAGAGCAACTCTCCGGCCTGCGTGGGCCGTTCGCCGAGGGTACGTTCAAGATTGTCGCGCGGGTCAAGCTGCCCGGAGCGCCCGCGTTGGATCGGCCGTTCGGCGGGCCGGGGAATCCCGGTGGAATGCCCGGTGGGCCTGGTGGAATGCCCAGCGGTCCGGGCGGAATGCCCGGTGGCCCGGACGGCGTGCCCGGCCGTGCTGGCGGCGTGATGCCTCCTGATCTCGAACCCGGTGAGGTGGCAGGCGGTCCGCCGGAAGGTCGTGCCCCAGCCGACCGACCGGCCTTTCGGGACCGTGCTCCCGTCAACCGCCGGGGGAATCGCGCGTTGCGGCGAGGGGTCGGAGGAATGGGTGGCCGGGGTGGGCAGTACGGCGAGGAGATCGTCATTGCCGAGTGGGTCGGCCGCTCGCGGTCAACTGGACCAGCGGATCACAAGCCGAATGACGGACTCGAGCCCCTCGACGGCGCGCCGGGCTCAGCGCATTAG
- a CDS encoding ketopantoate reductase family protein, protein MEILVFGAGAIGSVFGGFLSRKHTVTLLGRPWHLQEIKRLGLQVNGIWGTHSFNRFELSTEAKPLRGRRPPYDLILCTVTANETVAAAKEIKRIAKDHAVVLSLQNGYGNIEALAAEIPLGQIMAGRVIFGAELTPGVATVTVSAEDVLIGEAGRTKSLERAETVAAAFTECGIKAKAVPDIERHLWDKLTYNCALNGLATLLDIPYGKLLLTPETKELMKAIVEEIYAVAKKKKVELDPTTAQGYVQRLFKKLIPVTSAHYPSMLQRIRHGHLTEIDHLNGAVAALGKKHKVPTPINEHIAMLVKAKERLNFRE, encoded by the coding sequence ATGGAGATTCTCGTTTTCGGTGCCGGCGCCATCGGCAGCGTCTTTGGCGGTTTCCTGTCTCGCAAGCACACCGTGACACTACTCGGCCGCCCCTGGCACCTCCAGGAGATCAAGCGCCTCGGCCTACAAGTCAACGGCATCTGGGGCACTCATTCGTTCAACCGGTTCGAGCTCTCCACCGAGGCCAAGCCGCTGCGGGGCCGCAGGCCGCCCTACGACCTTATCCTCTGCACGGTCACCGCGAACGAGACCGTCGCGGCCGCCAAGGAGATCAAACGCATCGCCAAGGACCACGCCGTGGTGCTCTCGCTCCAGAACGGCTACGGCAACATCGAGGCGCTCGCCGCGGAGATCCCTCTTGGCCAGATCATGGCCGGCCGCGTCATCTTCGGCGCCGAGCTGACCCCCGGCGTCGCCACGGTCACCGTGAGTGCCGAAGACGTGCTCATTGGTGAGGCCGGCAGGACCAAGTCGCTCGAACGAGCCGAGACAGTCGCCGCCGCGTTCACCGAGTGCGGCATCAAGGCAAAGGCCGTGCCGGACATCGAGCGCCACCTCTGGGACAAGCTCACCTACAACTGCGCGCTCAACGGCTTGGCCACACTGCTCGACATCCCATACGGCAAGCTCCTGCTCACGCCCGAGACGAAGGAGCTCATGAAGGCCATCGTCGAGGAGATTTACGCAGTGGCCAAGAAGAAGAAAGTCGAGCTCGATCCGACCACAGCCCAAGGCTACGTGCAGCGCCTGTTCAAGAAGCTAATCCCCGTCACGAGCGCCCATTATCCCTCGATGCTCCAGCGCATCCGCCACGGCCATCTCACCGAGATCGATCACCTCAATGGCGCCGTCGCCGCGCTCGGCAAGAAGCACAAGGTCCCGACGCCCATCAACGAGCACATCGCCATGCTCGTCAAAGCCAAGGAGCGCCTCAACTTCCGCGAGTAG